In Amphiura filiformis chromosome 2, Afil_fr2py, whole genome shotgun sequence, one DNA window encodes the following:
- the LOC140142424 gene encoding uncharacterized protein: MQRVQNTAARLVTRAKKQDSISKIMRDLHWLPIRKRIAFKISLLTFKALHGQAPPYISELITPYTPYRTLRSSTQNLLKAPRRRPRTAYGRRSFAEAAYKEWNNLPLHVRLAPSINVFKTQLKTFLFNQ, encoded by the coding sequence ATGCAAAGAGTGCAAAACACAGCAGCAAGGCTTGTCACACGCGCAAAGAAGCAGGACAGCATCTCCAAGATCATGCGCGACTTACACTGGCTCCCTATCCGCAAGAGAATCGCTTTCAAGATCAGCCTACTTACTTTCAAGGCTCTTCATGGACAAGCACCACCATACATCTCGGAACTCATTACACCTTATACCCCATACCGGACTCTTCGATCTTCGACGCAAAACCTCCTCAAAGCTCCTCGCCGTCGACCACGCACAGCGTATGGTAGAAGATCATTTGCAGAAGCTGCATACAAAGAGTGGAACAATTTGCCTTTGCATGTACGACTTGCTCCATCCATCAATGTCTTCAAAACACAACTCAAGACTTTCCTATTTAATCAATAA